The genomic segment CGATCAATCTGAAAACGCTCCCTACTCAAAGGCAGATGATAGTGATGATCTCCTCCCGAGCCGGCCAGGGCCTCGCCCAGCCAGGCAGCCGCCTCATCCAACAGCGCCAGCACCCCGCCTGGCCGGCGTTGCGCCTCCACTGTCCGCGCCTGAGCCAGCGCACCGCGCAGCAAGAGCGCGACCCGCAAATCAGCCGGCAGACGCGGCAGCAGCCGCCGCGCCCGTTGCTCATCCTGCAGCGCCTGCTCAATCTGGCCAAACTCGATCAGGGCCGTCATCCGTCGGTAGAGTGCAAAGGCCAGCTGCGGCTCCTGTTGCAGGGAGCTGGCCCAACCAACAGCCTTGTTGAGATGCTCCAGCGCTCGCTGCGGCTGCTGCTCATCGCGCAGTACCGAACCCGCCAGGGTGTGATAACCCACCAGCAAGCGTTTGAGGTGTGGCTGATCTCCTCTGGCAAACGGCAACGCCTCATACAGCCCGCCCAGGGTGGTCTCAACCACTGGCAGCTCCGGGCCAGCGGTACTGAGGTCCCCTTTGCGATTCAAGGCGGACAAACGTCGTGCCACCTGCTCCACATCAATGGCCGGACGGCTGATCACTGCGGGAGGTTGCAGCGCTGCAGTCTGCTGCCCGAAACCCGGCAGCTCCGCCAGGCCCAACAGGACAGGAGGGATGGCCAGGATCTCCGCGAGAAATCGTCGTCGAGAGAAACTGTCAAAGCCTTCGTCGTGATGCTCCATGAGGTTCACATACCTTTCAGTGACGCCCAGCGCCCGCGCCAGGTCGGCTTGGGTCCAGCGCTTGCCATCAGGACGCCGCTTCAGACGCCGATAG from the Thermogemmatispora onikobensis genome contains:
- a CDS encoding helix-turn-helix domain-containing protein encodes the protein MAATSESLGSCHDRAGGCPWWVQLGYPPFEAGPDHLPRPGQVVRHYRRLKRRPDGKRWTQADLARALGVTERYVNLMEHHDEGFDSFSRRRFLAEILAIPPVLLGLAELPGFGQQTAALQPPAVISRPAIDVEQVARRLSALNRKGDLSTAGPELPVVETTLGGLYEALPFARGDQPHLKRLLVGYHTLAGSVLRDEQQPQRALEHLNKAVGWASSLQQEPQLAFALYRRMTALIEFGQIEQALQDEQRARRLLPRLPADLRVALLLRGALAQARTVEAQRRPGGVLALLDEAAAWLGEALAGSGGDHHYHLPLSRERFQIDRAAVLLALNWPREALDSLPTRQLSGMTRANVYAELLAAEAYARLGEYEQAAALGLEAVPVAHAIRSQVNLDRARRLVGQLAASPFGSAPEVARLRLLLNQPGRGRGRTL